The genomic region CCGATGGCGCGGCCGACGCGCTCTGGGAACAGTTCGCTCACGAGCGGGTTCGCGGCGATGAAGTACGCGCCGCTGGCCAGGCCCATGAGGAACGCACCGAGGTAGACCAGCGTGAGGGACCCGGCGAAGGCGGTGAACGTCGTCGCGACCGTGAGGACGACGCCGGTCCCGAGGACCACCCGGTGCCGGGGGACCCGGGTCAGCAGGTAGCCGGTCGGAATCCTGGGAAGGGCGCTGCCGACCCACGCCAGCGTCGCGATGAGGCCCACGGCCCCCTCCGAGGTGATGCCGAACGCCGCCCGGAACGGGTCGAGCAGGGGTGCGAAGACGACGCGGGCGAAGTTGACGAGGAACACCATCGCACAGAGCGACCCGAACACACGCCAGCGACGAACCTCGTCGCCATCACGTGTGTCGGTCCGTGCAGTCACGTTCGGACCTATCGACCGGGTCGATTCAAACTTTTCGAATCGAAAGCCGAGACACCACGGTACTTTTGGCCTCCCCCATCGTAGCGCCGCTTATGAAGTCGGTCAGGAAAGCCCTACGCGACGGCACGCTCGAGAAGGACACGTACGAACGTCTCAACTGCGCAGAGTGCGGGAAGACACTGAAGACCAAGAACGACCCGGACGCCATCGGGACGGTACGAACCTGTCCGGACTGTGGCGGCGAGTGGAAAGAGATCAGATAATCACGGGGTCGCGGGGGCGATTCTCTTGTTTCGAGTCGGGAGCCGTGGCTGTCGAGCGACGGCTCACTCGAACGTCGAGTCGAACGCGTCCGCGCCCATCGGGTCGAACGTCCCCGCGGCGACGTTCTCCTCGACGTGTTCCGGGCGGCTCATGCCGACCAGCGAACTCGTCACGCCGGGGGCCGACCGCGC from Haloarchaeobius sp. HME9146 harbors:
- a CDS encoding HVO_0758 family zinc finger protein, which gives rise to MKSVRKALRDGTLEKDTYERLNCAECGKTLKTKNDPDAIGTVRTCPDCGGEWKEIR